A segment of the Spodoptera frugiperda isolate SF20-4 chromosome 29, AGI-APGP_CSIRO_Sfru_2.0, whole genome shotgun sequence genome:
ACTCTTAGTATGCCGTAGAGCACAGATCTACGCGAGGCAatgagttttctattgtgtctcatataccagcATATAATACTTCTTAACACGAGCGAAGTCCCAGGCAACAGCTAGTTTATGTATAAGAAAGACACCCCTAAAACTCATTAGCCATGTAGTTACTAGTAAGTACACTAATTTAAATAGTAAACTGTAACTACTTTCCATTGTGTGGTTACATAAAGAATACAATACATAGTCATATGGAAACTACATAGAAGTAAACACAGGTACCACACTTAACACAATTTGTTCATTATCAAGTTGAAATGTAATAGTATTCCTACAGTGCACTAACTTGGTTCTAATAAGTAGTATTGACATTGATGTAACATAATGTTACACCTGTAAAACACACCAAgataaacatttaatgattaaattttcccagtgtatgtttgtttttggaatcaaaactaaaatactaataatataatcaatgcAGTCAGAAGTGTGTATGAATAACTATTTCAGTATAAAAGTGTGAACAGCCAATGAACAGCTGACAGATTAATTTCACTAAAATTAAAAGTGTTTATTAGTTGTTAGGAGAACAGAAACGGTTCTTATAAAAGGATAAAGAAATTAAGTACATCAGAAATGGGAAACAGCTGAGAAATAACATATGAAGATGAGGTGGATTGTTCatcaaaaatacttaaaaattaaacaaataatacttCATTGCAAAAAAGATCAGCAGATATTATCACTAAAGCggcattattaaataataatatatctacaaCAATAAGTAATTTTCCATGCAATAAATAGAGGAAATCGTAACAATAGGCTTGTTTCATTCCTGTAATCACGATTTATCCATGTGTAGTCATGTATTGCATGTGCTATGTCATTGTTTATGAGTGTATGTGTCTAAGGCCTGGTCTTATTACAGACTCAATGACAACACTACCATTAATATTTGATGTCCGGAACCTGAGTACAGTTTAAACTTGAGAACTGTTTACCTGGCAGAATGCAGGTATTTTAAgtatagttaatttaaaattaagtggTGTTCTTGATTTACTTTTAGATGATGTTAAGGAGGTGAAGTGAAgtgatattttttgttggtaTTCATTTTAGATTGTATTCAAAATTAACTTAGGTCTCATTCATCTAAGTGATCCTTTTTAATAGTAgcaatgaattattatttgtgtactTCCTACCATCCATTtaataggtaatattaattataagtaaaaaatgtGAATTGGCAGGCTATATAACGTCATACAAATTTCCTCATAGTCCCAAAATTTTCTAATAAgctatttatttcaagtaaacCTATTTAAATTACGATAAAGGTTTCTTTTAATTCAATGTTTTACTATTTGCAACACAAAATATTCCTGATTAACAATACATGTGATACTGCaactatgtataattaaatatgcCTAGCACTGATAGTGTTGATTGCTTGCTATTGTGATTACAGCTGATAGCAAAGTAATCTTATAAGATTCTGCACAAAATGCAACTCTATTGCCTCTACCACATGAACTACATCATTGGGAGATTTTACATATTATACGGCATACATTAATGTAATGTAGGCCTTATTGTCACCAACATTTAGACACTTTATCAAAATAagacgaataaaataaatatctccaCTCCAACGACAATACCGGCGTGAAAAAATAATCGCCAAGGTAACAGTCACAGCCGTAACAAATCGTAGGCTCACGTAATCGTAATAGGtgacaaaaatagaataatagcTCACAAAGGGACATTACCTCCACTTTTCCATCGTAGACCGTAGGATATACCATAGCGACTGTGTTAATATGCAGAAATCTATCACTGTACAACGCGGGAGGTCGGACTGCCGGCTTTCGTGATCTTGAACTGCCCTTTCGAATGAAAATCGGATTCCCGCAGCGGCGTGCGAACGGAGTTGCGTACTTGGAGAGACGCGAGCGGCGCGCGCAGAATAACGACGCGATCACCGAGGGGTGAGTAAAGCCACCGAAACCGACTAGACCACCTATTATTACTcgaattacattacatattacattCGTAAAGTGAATCGGTTAGTGCAAGCTGCAACTGACGGTTAGAAACCCTTTCAGTGCATTGTCAGATCGGTTTTCTTCTAAATATACACATTTGAACTCTTGCCAATAGTGTCTCTTGGTTAGAACAGTTAGGTTTAGGTCTTGGATTCATCACAGGTGTACTAAGCATTGTACTggtgtatttttaattcaatattgtttagaaaatatacaaaacagcTGTGACTCGATCATTTTTGCCGCATTTTCATTGATGACAATCTCTTCCTTCAGATTGTCAAAGTTGTTGACAGCATTTACTTCCGGTTAgtaacaacttttttatttcccTTTCCGTATTATTTTTTGCAGAGGTAAGTAACCTTTTTGCATCATtcagtttttaataataattatgttatgatttaattgaaaagctttggaaaagaaaaaaaatacaaagtattattttatttttgtagtaccTATTGGTAAAATTAAACCCGACGAGCGAAATCACAAAAAGTGATTTGTTTCAGAGAGCTAttgtgtctaatattgttttatacgtCTTAGCCATAGTTATTTTTGGTATGTTCATTGTCATTAGTTTTTCCTATTAGTTTCCAATTAGTGCTGCAGTTCCAGCTTAAGAACATGAACACAAAGATATGTTATTTGATGATATTAATACAGATGAAAGTACTAAAATATtctgatttaataaaaacatacaatcttagaatattattttagatgTAGAACCATACATCACTACATTAATCTCAAGGAATACCTAGACCTAATAATTTACTATTAGGCCATACCTAGATTGATTTATGCGAAggatattaattatgtttatttatttgttttgatattacacataggtagttaagtacttaggtatgtaggtacaaatGCCAGCTTATAAATATACTTCAACGTTACATTAACTAATAGGTTCAGGACTTTAttgcaaaacaataaaatagaaaattcaaaaaatttATAGATTGAATCAAAATGTCTAACCACTGTCAGTATTATCATCTAAAATTATTCTTccgtttaaaaataactaagatacgttattctattatattattctctTGTGAAGAtgataaaagtttataattatgcTTCTTACAAGATGGTAATCAATAGTTTTCAATTAGAATTGACAACTATTGATTAccataacattaacataataatatgtagatatttacatttacataacaGTTGTAATGTTACTAAAgttttttattcacatttaaaaCGATGAATGTTGTAAAACTCATAAATGTTAGCATTTATGAGTAGTAGAGTAGTAATCAGAACATTTATAGCTTATGTGAATTAGCAGAACGATTGAAAAAAGTAGCAATAAGACTATTTCTTACTGTATAATCTAAATAATTGACTAACTTCATTAATGAAGGTAAATCCTATACAATAAATACCAGTTGATAGTAGTAAatagatatataaaatattgtatattataaatagataGTAAACAATAAATTCTATAAAGGCATGCAAGGCAAGGAAGACAAAGAGATTTTGGTAgtacaaaaaaagtgtttatagGTTATTTTAAACTCTGCTAGCAAAATATATCTTCTCTAACGTTGGGTACGTTAGATaaggtaatttaataataaaaatatcataattgttttgtaaacaaatgattcatttttacttcaaatacattcttttactaatattttccTCTCATTTACATTGGTAAACGTATATTGAAATGCCGGTGAGAAACAGGCCACCAATAAATACCTTATGGTTTAAAATTACTGCTgaagtataatataaatgtttcaaAACAAAAGTGTAAATAATTAAGAGGTAGGTAATTAAGAAGTACCTAGTTGCATTGTTaaaatttttgttacaaaatgatGCCTACGTAAAGTCATAAAAGCTCATGTTAGTATGTATAGTCATTTAAACCTACGAACAAAGTTAAGAAAAAGTTTGAAATCTAACCTAACTTTTTAAGTGGTAttgataatgaaaatattaacttACAAATGCCATTTCTAAGAAGAtttgaaaatatcaatttaacataaaattccGCAAACACTTTATCACAGTTTTCTGTCTGTAGTTTGACAGCGGCTATGCAAGGACTTTTAGAGGTCAACCCAATGTCATAGACAACTAGGTAATCAGGTGGCCATTTTAACGTCACTTCTTTATAATCTGACACATACCGGCCggaaaaatacaaattttaagCGTCAAGACAATAGCTAATACCcttatgatatttgtttttaataaaaaactatatgaaattaactattttattagtcatcttatttatctaaatatgttctttatcattaaaaaacgtgatagcaataaaatacaatacagactactaaaatgaaatttgtaaaaaaatgtttacaacttCTTTATATCGGATGGTAAAGTTAAAAAGGAAATACTGCCATTACTTagtcaaaaagtcattattaatattcccaataataattcattacaaaaataatagtaaaccATAttctttcctatttttttttcttataaaaaaattaaaaccatttgAATGGACTTGAACTGATTTCATTGgctcgatttttttttcaagtatgCACCATACTCACacttttgtagatattttataataaagtggTTTACGTACCTTTGTAAATCTGCTCCTCGATTCGACGGCtttcattttgatttaattatattactggCCTAGGAGACACGTTAACACACTGAAATCTGTCACTGAACTGTTCCCGGTGACCCGTTAGTTTATCTTCAAGTGATAACTCTACCTATACCCTTATCTTCATCAGCTGTCAATAAATTAAACCTTACCAACTTGCTGTATTATTTATACTCGCTTATATCTTCTTTAGTATTATTACAAAGATAACAGATAATCCCATATTGATCTACTATGTCGTGGTAAGGAAACACGTAGGCTTTGATAATATTAATTCGTGGGAAATCGATTATTTCGATTTCTTGACCTATACGTGTGTGTATTTtccttacaaaattaaaaaggtaaattaaattatacgaaataaaaataataaaagtcattgaacttatttttattatccaaATCGAATTTACAATGAAAATGAACgataataacattttgttcgataagtaataaaaacaaagtcaTATAGCTACTGACAAGAATTGTACCTTTTTCAAAGGTTTTTGGAATGGCATCCGCAATTTAacgtaaaattaagtaattttgcTTCGGTTTGAGTACTAAGTCGAGCCAAGGGAGATGGCGATTCTTGTAATAATGAATAACTATAAACAGATCAATTAAATGTTTAActgttgtataaaaatacaatgaaacACATTTGGTAAATTATTCATTATCACAATAATCAACCACCTCGATAATcactaaatcaaaataatattataatagtttgtaGCAGTATACAAGTCACAAGATAATAAGTTACAATATTGTCTGCAGTAGTcttcacaattttttttatgaatgtttccataccataattataatactgAAATACATTCACAGATTTGCACTAATATTGctgagtaattaaatatttcataacaaacCTATATCAGTATTTTAGTACACATAAACCACTGCAGTTAAATTTCCAGAACATACTACAAATTTGAATATACACAGAAATAAaactagatacattttatttatagcagccatacaaaaatacacaatattattggtAGCAAGAGCTACCCATAACACAATAGCACAGTAAACAGTTTAAAACTTTGTAAAAAGAAAGCAGTCGTATTTCGTAGCAAGCAATAATATCGTTGTAGTCTCGAAATAATTAGTCTACCTGATGTGACTACTCTGTGCGTACAGGGTGGAAATGTATGCGTAGAAATAGTAGCGGACAACGAATCCATCCGCGCGATTCAAGATCAGAAGTTAGAATAATGAAGATATAATGTCTGACATGTCACTTGATCTAATATGAGCTAATGGTCATTTTATAACTACAATTAACGTCTATTTTACCGAGGCACTCTTAAGCAGGTAAATATTCAATGATTTGTGCACTTTTCTCAGTTTGAAGCTGCAGCTGAATGTCATCCAGACTGGCAAAATCATTTCCACGTTACTTCCAACAagaatataatacaataaatagtgtcaaattgtatttttgacGATCTATCTTCGCTACATAGGATATTTCTAAACGGATCTTACATGTATTTTGAGAACTACTAACAAAAaatgccataaaaatatatttctacatTCATTTAACATGTTCTACTAAATCTATTATTGTATTGCTGCCGATTGGATTGCCatttgtaacatattattaattgataTGAAAACTAGAGAATCACATTGGTCTGATCACGCCCCTTTGGGTCTGTTACTAAGCTGCTATCAAAAACATACATTCAAAACATTCTCTTATAGTATTAATagtatatgtttgtaaaatggcatttaaataaataaatatgtaacattaTAATTGACGGGCATGCAGTGAGTTTGGACCATGGATTGTATTCTATAATTTCAAAAGGGAACATAGCAACTTCAAGGCATTAAATTCTGGAacaattagttataatattaggCCAATAAATAATTTCGCCATCAGCGCagttaaatactatttaaatacAGAATCAACGTCGTTATACAATTAGTATGTATACTATAGAAAGAATATTCGATTTATTATTTCCTTAATCGAGTTCATATTGTCAGATTGTAACAAGTGAAAATATTGTGAATGTATTTATATactttacaatatattttgatCGATTTCTATAACGTCCTAATATATTTTAGCTACACTCATAATATCACGTAAGGCCGACACACACGGTTCGTACCTACACCTCTATATGTCTTTTTAAGCATCTAAACGAACAAGTTACGGTTCACAGGACGATCGCTAGCTAAAATGAATAGACGCGACACATTCACAAGGCACGTCGGACAATCGCCCGGCGTCCCATAACTGAAGCGGAACGAGGAAATTAAATGACTACGCACTTTCCGAAAGAGGAGAATCATTTTACACTTAAGTATCTGATTTAAGGAGTTCCCTTCATCTCAACCGCCGTGGTATACTAGGATCGGAAAGTGAGTAAACCTAAATCGGTAAATAGGGAGGTGACATCGAGTACTACTAACGACGACTAGGGCGGGGCAGGGATACGCGCGGTACTAGCCGACCTCGCTCTTGACGTAGAACAACAGGTATGGCGTAGCGGCTGACCGCATCTCCGGCTCGGCCGACAGCAGGTCCTCGAACTCTTCGTTGGAGATAGGCTTCACCAGGTCGTCGTCGCACGCCAGCCAGGCGGCGGCCGGCGCGGTGCGGGGGCGCGGCACGCAGCAGTCGCGCGCCGTGCAggcggcgggggcgcgcggCCGCGAGAACAGCGCGCGCATGaagccgccgcccgccgccgccgcgtccCCGCCGCCCGCCTCGCGCGCGCACGTCGCCGCGCTCGTGCCCAGCGCCGCCCCGTCCCGCGCGTACGCCACGTAGTGTCCGCCTGTCAGTGTCTGGCCCAAGTGCATGATCACACCCCAGAGAATGTATCTGGAATTAACATGGTCCCagttaatgttaaataaattctcAAGCACAACAtacattgtttcatttttataaataacactgCTTACCTGTGCGTGGGTGGTTGTTCTGGTGGCCTCTTAGCACAAGGTTCACAGAAGCAGGGCATGAGTAGTGGCGTGGGTGCGTGGCGGGTGATCTTCTCCATGCCGCCGCTGAACCGTTTGAGCTGCAGCACGAGCAGGCGCGGCAGGCGGGAGTACGCCACGCTGCGCCGCGCCTCGTTGTAGCGCAGGCAACGCTCGCACCAGTACTGCGGGTTATTTTATATAGCCAGTGAACATAATGacaatatcaaaaaataattacaaatacacACTTCGccaattatgttattagtctAAAGCAGTACAGCAGGTCCACCCATAAGGTGGACAAATAATCTGATATAAAGGTCACAGGAAACTATTGGATGTAGGTCTAGTGGTTGGTATAATGAAACTTTCAATGCAATGCATAGAACAGTACCTTATTCTGATCTCGCAGGTACTCAGTGGAGAGGCAGGCGGCGCGGAAGGGTTCGTCATCAGTCTCGTCTTCAGTAACAGGCACACACAACTCACACACTGCCTGCGCCTTTTCCGTCACTGCTTCACATTCTAAACACATTGTGCGTACTACCATTGTGCCTGAAACATGTAAGACAAAGTTTTGTGAAATGAGAAGTTTTGGCTCATGGCTGGGACAAAGTAATTTTACGTAGTACAAAGTTCGTAGCAATGAAAGGTCGCATTATAGAACGAGTATTTACAGAATACGACATTCTATTACATGCACCAGTATGGTAAGATGATGTAGAACCTGAGGGTTTGCAAGTCAATCTTTGGTGCCAAACATTAGGTAAGTAAAGCCACATTATTTCGGTCAATAGAATAGAAAATTAAGTAAGCTATGTAGTCTGTTACCTTCAAAATCATCAGCGACGAAGTCCCACCCAGGTCGAGATCTCTCGTCTTTCTCCGGGTCAGCGGGCGAAGGCGGACGATCATCGGTGGGTGATGCTCGTTTGTCGCTGGCTTTCACTTCTTTGCGCTTCTTCCACGACTTGCGTAAGTTACCCAGCGTTGGTTTCCCACTGTCCCCTTCTAAACTTGGTTGACGACCAATTCCATTGCTGGAAATGAAAAGTGGGAACATATTTACAATGTGCAACAAACAGATAATCTTTAGTCTGTAGTAAACAATAAAGCTTCTTCATAGAATTTTTGAAGAAATATCTATGTTTCAGACAGAAAATTGCATATAGCTTGTCAACAGCTAAAATTAACACTTTTCCTTTATCTCAGTGATATCAATGGTGGCGTCCACGTGGGCGACAAACATGTCATACATGTTTGGTATGCAAACTAATAAAGTGATAAGTAAGCTACCTGTCACCGTTCTCATGTATTTGCAGTCGGCTGGCGCGCGCGCTGAGCGCCCTGCATGTTTCTCGTATGTTGTCCAATATGCACACCAGTAACTCGTGCGCATCTTGTTGTCTGTTAcctgtaatgtaatgtaacacATTTATATTTGATAGGAGTCCATaacctatatttaatttaatttatttatttgattcagGCATCAAAGGCccatagaaaaatactatacatagatattacatacaattgaattatacactaatacatattttatataaaaaataactttaaaactaatGCACACGAAGCGTCGGCGTCGTGTTACGCTGCGTGGTGTCGCGTAGCCTTCCTCGGAATCTCCGATAGACGACACCCTTCGGCCAAAACTCTTCCTTGAGGAAGGTCTCGAAGTGATGAGTTGGAACTCGCACCATGAACGACTTGAAGTTCGTGTTGTGGCGCGACTCCAACTTCTCCACCCTCAAGGTCCAATTGGTCTTGGACCGGACATACTCCACGATCTGCTCCACCGTCGTGGTGTGATGTAGACGGGACACGTACAGCTGCGTCGTTGGTACTGCAGGACGCAGCAGGATGTTGGGTCCAGTTTGTGC
Coding sequences within it:
- the LOC118281559 gene encoding uncharacterized protein LOC118281559 isoform X1, producing the protein MLKMPVNSVTETKKGVDKSRFSLSLNRNNATFLSNENKKLTENSKENSDPFKQTINNNKENKPVKRPFKSVYSNTLSAAKRLKPLSESVKLSAKPSDIELILCESPPASTAMLNGHTSDNQYAGSTQRKTPIATLSNLGNTCFLNSVLYTLRYAPRFLHNLHHLVSDLASVEQKLGSIRLKSSSLGRSAAGLASSGTRSWSSKDLLSLGQSDNSAGKSKIQIATEKLHETYFNLRAAESKCLNSSSADASPEPYAADAFLAALRDVNSTFEGNRQQDAHELLVCILDNIRETCRALSARASRLQIHENGDSNGIGRQPSLEGDSGKPTLGNLRKSWKKRKEVKASDKRASPTDDRPPSPADPEKDERSRPGWDFVADDFEGTMVVRTMCLECEAVTEKAQAVCELCVPVTEDETDDEPFRAACLSTEYLRDQNKYWCERCLRYNEARRSVAYSRLPRLLVLQLKRFSGGMEKITRHAPTPLLMPCFCEPCAKRPPEQPPTHRYILWGVIMHLGQTLTGGHYVAYARDGAALGTSAATCAREAGGGDAAAAGGGFMRALFSRPRAPAACTARDCCVPRPRTAPAAAWLACDDDLVKPISNEEFEDLLSAEPEMRSAATPYLLFYVKSEVG
- the LOC118281559 gene encoding uncharacterized protein LOC118281559 isoform X2, with the protein product MLNGHTSDNQYAGSTQRKTPIATLSNLGNTCFLNSVLYTLRYAPRFLHNLHHLVSDLASVEQKLGSIRLKSSSLGRSAAGLASSGTRSWSSKDLLSLGQSDNSAGKSKIQIATEKLHETYFNLRAAESKCLNSSSADASPEPYAADAFLAALRDVNSTFEGNRQQDAHELLVCILDNIRETCRALSARASRLQIHENGDSNGIGRQPSLEGDSGKPTLGNLRKSWKKRKEVKASDKRASPTDDRPPSPADPEKDERSRPGWDFVADDFEGTMVVRTMCLECEAVTEKAQAVCELCVPVTEDETDDEPFRAACLSTEYLRDQNKYWCERCLRYNEARRSVAYSRLPRLLVLQLKRFSGGMEKITRHAPTPLLMPCFCEPCAKRPPEQPPTHRYILWGVIMHLGQTLTGGHYVAYARDGAALGTSAATCAREAGGGDAAAAGGGFMRALFSRPRAPAACTARDCCVPRPRTAPAAAWLACDDDLVKPISNEEFEDLLSAEPEMRSAATPYLLFYVKSEVG